One genomic region from Quercus robur chromosome 4, dhQueRobu3.1, whole genome shotgun sequence encodes:
- the LOC126723217 gene encoding uncharacterized protein LOC126723217 isoform X2, with the protein MDRWIGVLKVPLGLNSGYYYRVAASLCLSPTTKNLAVPSANAIFFNGDRIEGTGNPVIERLSDLQNIAEILVSKFGGSINAWVIEASVFNGPFAVYKDFIPSVNQWGEPKSYSPTGFPASRTSVSLFSNCLEEVKKIIPGRQKEQSPASISASHPPQPKTFILGFSKGGTVLNQLVTELSFSDVKLTGNSPHTEEQSTSHKYSNFTEEIKIIPNTEEGLLNSITEIHYVDVGLNSSGAYLTNHDAFERISKRLTQGGKGIRFVLHGTPRQWCDSRRIWILNEKDKLVRMLESVADRSGGKLQVCERFYFAQRPPDLQMHFEIIENMDVS; encoded by the exons TGCCTTTCACCTACTACCAAAAACTTAGCT GTGCCTTCTGCAAACGCCATCTTTTTCAATGGAGATCGTATTGAAGGGACTGGGAACCCAGTGATTGAGAGGCTGTCTGATTTACAGAATATAGCCGAAATCCTGGTTTCAAAGTTCGGAGGTTCTATCAATGCTTGGGTCATTGAGGCTTCTGTTTTTAATGGGCCTTTTGCTGTCTATAAGGATTTTATTCCATCTGTGAATCAATGGGGAGAACCAAAATCATATAGCCCAACTGGATTCCCAGCTTCTAGGACAAGTGTCTCACTCTTTTCAAATTGCCTTGAAGAG GTAAAGAAAATAATTCCAGGAAGACAGAAGGAGCAAAGCCCAGCCAGTATATCTGCATCACATCCGCCACAACCTAAAACATTCATCCTTGGATTTAGCAAGGGTGGTACTGTGCTTAATCAGCTAGTTACTGAACTTAGCTTCTCAGATGTGAAATTAACTGGAAATTCACCTCACACTGAAGAACAGTCAACAAGCCACAAGTATTCCAATTTCACAGAagagattaaaataataccTAATACAGAAGAAGGCCTTTTAAACAGCATCACCGAGATCCATTATGTGGATGTTGGATTAAATTCCTCTGGTGCATATCTAACTAACCATGATGCTTTTGAGAGAATCTCCAAACGCCTTACACAAGGAGGTAAAGGAATTCGTTTTGTTCTTCATGGCACTCCTAGGCAATGGTGTGACTCTAGGCGAATTTGGATACTCAATGAAAAAGACAAATTGGTCCGTATGCTCGAATCTGTAGCTGATAGGAGTGGAGGGAAATTACAGGTCTGCGAGAGATTTTATTTTGCTCAAAGGCCTCCTGATCTACAGATGCATTttgaaataattgaaaatatGGATGTCAGTTAA
- the LOC126723217 gene encoding uncharacterized protein LOC126723217 isoform X1: protein MDRWIGVLKVPLGLNSGYYYRVAASLCLSPTTKNLAVPSANAIFFNGDRIEGTGNPVIERLSDLQNIAEILVSKFGGSINAWVIEASVFNGPFAVYKDFIPSVNQWGEPKSYSPTGFPASRTSVSLFSNCLEEVKKIILGRQKEQREVKKIIPGRQKEQSPASISASHPPQPKTFILGFSKGGTVLNQLVTELSFSDVKLTGNSPHTEEQSTSHKYSNFTEEIKIIPNTEEGLLNSITEIHYVDVGLNSSGAYLTNHDAFERISKRLTQGGKGIRFVLHGTPRQWCDSRRIWILNEKDKLVRMLESVADRSGGKLQVCERFYFAQRPPDLQMHFEIIENMDVS from the exons TGCCTTTCACCTACTACCAAAAACTTAGCT GTGCCTTCTGCAAACGCCATCTTTTTCAATGGAGATCGTATTGAAGGGACTGGGAACCCAGTGATTGAGAGGCTGTCTGATTTACAGAATATAGCCGAAATCCTGGTTTCAAAGTTCGGAGGTTCTATCAATGCTTGGGTCATTGAGGCTTCTGTTTTTAATGGGCCTTTTGCTGTCTATAAGGATTTTATTCCATCTGTGAATCAATGGGGAGAACCAAAATCATATAGCCCAACTGGATTCCCAGCTTCTAGGACAAGTGTCTCACTCTTTTCAAATTGCCTTGAAGAG GTAAAGAAAATAATTCTAGGAAGACAGAAGGAGCAAAGGGAGGTAAAGAAAATAATTCCAGGAAGACAGAAGGAGCAAAGCCCAGCCAGTATATCTGCATCACATCCGCCACAACCTAAAACATTCATCCTTGGATTTAGCAAGGGTGGTACTGTGCTTAATCAGCTAGTTACTGAACTTAGCTTCTCAGATGTGAAATTAACTGGAAATTCACCTCACACTGAAGAACAGTCAACAAGCCACAAGTATTCCAATTTCACAGAagagattaaaataataccTAATACAGAAGAAGGCCTTTTAAACAGCATCACCGAGATCCATTATGTGGATGTTGGATTAAATTCCTCTGGTGCATATCTAACTAACCATGATGCTTTTGAGAGAATCTCCAAACGCCTTACACAAGGAGGTAAAGGAATTCGTTTTGTTCTTCATGGCACTCCTAGGCAATGGTGTGACTCTAGGCGAATTTGGATACTCAATGAAAAAGACAAATTGGTCCGTATGCTCGAATCTGTAGCTGATAGGAGTGGAGGGAAATTACAGGTCTGCGAGAGATTTTATTTTGCTCAAAGGCCTCCTGATCTACAGATGCATTttgaaataattgaaaatatGGATGTCAGTTAA